A genome region from Setaria italica strain Yugu1 chromosome III, Setaria_italica_v2.0, whole genome shotgun sequence includes the following:
- the LOC101774686 gene encoding AP-2 complex subunit sigma isoform X1, giving the protein MIRFILLQNRQGKTRLAKYYVPLEDSEKHKVEYDVHRLVVNRDPKFTNFVEFRTHKVIYRRYAGLFFSMCVDITDNELAYLECIHLFVEILDHFFSNVCELDLVFNFHKVYLILDEFILAGELQETSKRAIIERMGELEKLE; this is encoded by the exons ATG ATCCGGTTCATCCTGCTGCAGAACCGCCAGGGGAAGACGCGGCTGGCCAAGTACTACGTCCCGCTCGAGGACTCGGAGAAGCACAAGGTCGAGTACGAC GTGCATCGGCTCGTGGTCAACCGGGACCCCAAGTTCACCAACTTCGTCGAG TTCCGTACACACAAAGTCATCTACAGGAGATATGCAGGACTCTTTTTCTCGATGTGTGTGGATATCACCGACAATGAGTTGGCATACTTGGAATGTATCCATCTGTTTGTCGAGATATTGGACCATTTCTTCAGCAATGTTTGTGAACTTGATTTAGTATTTAACTTCCACAAG GTCTACTTGATATTGGATGAGTTTATTCTTGCTGGAGAGCTTCAAGAAACAAGCAAAAGG GCAATTATAGAGAGGATGGGCGAGCTTGAGAAGCTggaatga
- the LOC101775363 gene encoding LOW QUALITY PROTEIN: zinc-finger homeodomain protein 3-like (The sequence of the model RefSeq protein was modified relative to this genomic sequence to represent the inferred CDS: deleted 2 bases in 1 codon) — MDLSGAQGELPVPLAMHGGGGGSPYLGLHHGHHEHPQHHSHGANGRHMSPPEVVVPEEAKNRQLAVVPVGAGGGGAGVRYRECLKNHAAAIGGSATDGCGEFMPAGEEGSLDALRCSACGCHRNFHRKEPPGGDARQLHGHHHHHHHHPLSPLAAAHHHHHRGLLVAALPPAPTRMVMPLSAMQQQANHSAASADSDDARAPGQQQQGPPPARKRFRTKFTAEQKARMLGFAEEAGWRLQKLDDAAVQRFCQEVGVKRRVLKVWMHNNKHTLARRGLPDGDPEQQLGGMPLPEPGARAEPQPEPAAAAAAAPAGVTDQPTQHHNNNNIDQDGDAELLTIIASV, encoded by the exons ATGGATCTTTCCGGGGCGCAGGGGGAGCTGCCGGTGCCGTTGGCAatgcacggcggcggtgggggctcgCCGTACCTGGGCCTGCACCACGGGCACCACGAGCACCCGCAGCATCACAGCCACGGCGCGAACGGGCGGCACATGTCGCcgccggaggtggtggtgccggagGAGGCGAAGAACCGGCAGCTGGCGGTGGTGCCCgtcggcgcgggaggcggcggggctggggtGAGGTACCGCGAGTGCCTGAAGAACCACGCGGCGGCCATCGGCGGGAGCGCGACGGACGGGTGCGGCGAGTTCAtgccggcgggggaggagggctCGCTGGACGCGCTCAGGTGCTCGGCGTGCGGGTGCCACCGCAACTTCCACCGGAAGGAGCCGCCGGGCGGCGACGCGCGGCAGCTGCacgggcaccaccaccaccaccaccaccacccgctgagcccgctggcggcggcgcaccaccaccaccaccggggcCTCCTGGTGGCGGCGCTGCCCCCGGCGCCGACGCGCATGGTGATGCCGCTGAGCGCCATGCAGCAGCAGGCGAACCACAGCGCGGCGTCGGCAGACTCCGACGACGCGCGCGCgccggggcagcagcagcaggggccgccgccggcgcggaagCGGTTCCGCACCAAGTTCACGGCGGAGCAGAAGGCCCGCATGCTGGGGTTCGCGGAGGAGGCCGGGTGGCGGCTGCAGAAGCTGGACGACGCGGCGGTGCAGCGCTTCTGCCAGGAGGTGGGCGTGAAGCGGCGCGTGCTCAAGGTGTGGATGCACAACAACAAGCACACCCTGGCGCGGCGCGGGCTGCCGGACGGCGACCCGGAGCAGCAGCTCGGCGGCATGCCGCTGCCGGAGCCAGGA GCCCGGGCGGAGCCCCAGccggagcccgccgccgccgccgcagcagctccGGCTGGAGTAACCGACCAACCAACCCAAcatcacaacaacaacaacattgaTCAAGATGGcgatgctgaattgctgacGATCATCGCCTCAGTCTAG
- the LOC101774279 gene encoding B-box zinc finger protein 20 translates to MNVPHGSAVANQRVSGTCWEIFQKPAGLSTHQNDRSSNFLLVHQPAIYRQQSAGLASYMKIVCDACGRAEAAVLCCADEAALCRRCDVAVHSANRLAGRHSRVALLPSTTTTGPSPDLAVDGTGSHHPACDICQEKTGYFFCLEDRALLCRPCDVAVHTAGGAHVASHRRFLITGVRIGGGVECHNVPGVDAAAGVVSPSTSSGNGSSSAPSGGNPWSMPDKERRPSSSVGAEAAREGLGDQQWPWSEFLADDAGLGMELCCPAGLSEPGSSSLTG, encoded by the exons ATGAATGTTCCACACGGGTCGGCAGTAGCGAACCAGAGAGTGTCAGGCACTTGTTGGGAGATATTTCAAAAGCCGGCTGGGCTTTCCACCCACCAAAACGATCGGTCGAGCAACTTCCTTCTCGTTCATCAGCCGGCCATCTATCGTCAGCAATCAGCAGGCCTAGCTAGCTACATGAAGATCGTGTGCGACGCGtgcgggcgggcggaggcggcggtgctgtgctgcgccgacgaggccgcgctCTGCCGCCGCTGCGACGTCGCCGTCCACTCCGCCAACAGGCTCGCCGGCAGGCACAGCCGCGTCGCGCTGCtcccgtccaccaccaccaccggccctTCGCCCGACCTCGCCGTCGACGGCACCGGCAGCCACCACCCCGCCTGTGACATCTGCCAG GAGAAGACAGGCTACTTCTTCTGCCTTGAGGACCGCGCCCTGCTGTGCCGGCCCTGCGACGTCGCCGTCCACACCGCGGGCGGTGCCCACGTCGCGTCCcacaggcgcttcctcatcaccGGCGTCCGCATCGGCGGTGGCGTTGAGTGCCACAACGTCCCCGGCGTGGacgccgcggccggcgtcgTGAGCCCAAGCACCAGCAGCGGCAACGGGAGCAGCAGCGCTCCCAGCGGCGGCAACCCGTGGTCCATGCCCGACAAAGAGCGGCGGCCATCGTCGTCGGTCGGAGCAGAGGCGGCGAGAGAGGGCCTCGGCGATCAGCAGTGGCCGTGGAGTGAGTTCCTGGCCGATGACGCTGGCCTTGGCATGGAGCTTTGCTGCCCTGCTGGCCTCTCTGAACCTGGCTCGTCCAGCCTGACTGGATGA
- the LOC101774686 gene encoding AP-2 complex subunit sigma isoform X2, producing the protein MIRFILLQNRQGKTRLAKYYVPLEDSEKHKVHRLVVNRDPKFTNFVEFRTHKVIYRRYAGLFFSMCVDITDNELAYLECIHLFVEILDHFFSNVCELDLVFNFHKVYLILDEFILAGELQETSKRAIIERMGELEKLE; encoded by the exons ATG ATCCGGTTCATCCTGCTGCAGAACCGCCAGGGGAAGACGCGGCTGGCCAAGTACTACGTCCCGCTCGAGGACTCGGAGAAGCACAAG GTGCATCGGCTCGTGGTCAACCGGGACCCCAAGTTCACCAACTTCGTCGAG TTCCGTACACACAAAGTCATCTACAGGAGATATGCAGGACTCTTTTTCTCGATGTGTGTGGATATCACCGACAATGAGTTGGCATACTTGGAATGTATCCATCTGTTTGTCGAGATATTGGACCATTTCTTCAGCAATGTTTGTGAACTTGATTTAGTATTTAACTTCCACAAG GTCTACTTGATATTGGATGAGTTTATTCTTGCTGGAGAGCTTCAAGAAACAAGCAAAAGG GCAATTATAGAGAGGATGGGCGAGCTTGAGAAGCTggaatga